Below is a window of Caballeronia insecticola DNA.
CGCTCGGCTTCGACACGCTCCTGGTCGTCAACGACTTCACCGCGCTGGCGATGGCGCTGCCCGGTCTGACCGACGCACAGCGCGTGCAGGTCGGCGGCGGCGCGCGGCGGCAGAACAGCGTGATCGGCTTGCTCGGGCCGGGCACGGGACTGGGCGTCTCGGGCCTGATTCCGGCGGACGACCGCTGGATCGCGCTCGGCAGCGAAGGCGGCCACGCAACGTTCTCGCCGTTCGACGAACGCGAAGACGTCGTCATGCGCTATGCGCGCCGCAAGTTTCCGCACGTCTCGTTCGAGCGCGTGTGCGCGGGACAAGGGCTCGAACTGATCTATCGCGCGCTGGCGGAGCGGGACAACATCACGGTCGCCGAAACCTTCACGGCCGCGGACGTCACGAACCGCGCCCAGCAAGGCGAAGCGCTCGCGCTCGAAGTGGTGAACTGCTTCTGCGCGATCCTCGGCACGTTCTCCGGCAATATCGCGGTGACGCTGGGCGCGCTGGGCGGCATCTATATCGGCGGCGGCATCGTGCTCAAGCTGGGCGAACTGTTCCACAAGTCGCCGTTTCGCGAGCGCTTCGAGGCAAAAGGGCGCTTCCAGCAATATCTGGCGGGCATTCCAACCTACATCATCACCGCCGAATATCCGGCGTTTCTCGGCGTGTCGGCGATTCTCTCGGAGCAGTTGTCGAACCGCGCGAACAGCGGTTCGTCGGCGGTGTTCGAACGCATCCGGCAGATGCGCGACGCGTTGACGCCCGCCGAGCGGCGCGTCGCCGATCTCGCGCTGAATCATCCGCGCTCGATCATCAACGATCCGATCATCGACATCGCGCGCAAGGCCGACGTGAGCCAGCCGACCGTGATCCGCTTCTGCCGCTCGCTTGGCTGTCAGGGTCTGTCCGACTTCAAGCTCAAGCTCGCGACAGGTCTGACCGGCACGATTCCGGTGAGCCACAGCCAGGTGCATCTCGGCGACACCGCCACCGACTTCGGCGCGAAGGTGCTCGACAACACCGTGTCCGCGATCCTGCAATTGCGCGAGCATCTGAACTTCGAGAACGTCGAGCGCGCGATCGACATTCTCAACGGTGCGCGGCGTATCGAGTTTTACGGGCTCGGCAATTCGAACATCGTCGCGCAGGACGCGCATTACAAGTTCTTCCGCTTCGGCATTCCGACCATCGCTTACGGCGACCTGTACATGCAGGCGGCGTCTGCCGCGCTGCTCGGCAAGGGCGACGTGATCGTGGCCGTGTCGAAATCGGGCAGGGCGCCGGAGTTGCTGCGCGTGCTCGAAGTGGCGATGCAGCAGGGCGCGACGGTCGTCGCGATCACGTCGAGCAACACGCCGCTCGCCAAGCGCGCGACGGTGGCGCTGGAGACCGATCACATCGAAATTCGCGAATCGCAGTTGTCGATGATCTCGCGCATTTTGCATCTGCTGATCATCGATATCCTGGCGGTGGGCGTCGCGATTCGTCGTGCCGCGCCGAAGCCGGGCGCGAAGCTCACGGAGACGGTCGCGAAGGCGCGTCAGGCGGGCGACGATGGCGCCGCCGCGGTGCTCGACTGGCTGAGTCACGGTGCGTCGGGCATGGTGCGGGATTAAGCGCGCTGCGGGTCCGAAACGCAAAACAGGCCGCCGATGCAAATCGGCGGCCTGTTCGTTTGTGCGCGTCGGTGCGCGTTTCGGTTGCGCAGTTCTGCGCGAGCAAAATAACGGCGCGGTGCCCGTCTTGTAACCGGGCACCGCGCCGCTCGCAGCCGCGTGAAAACGCGCCGGAGCGGACTTGCCGTTTAGAACGAGTGCTGGATGCCGGCGTACACGCCCTTCTGGCTGTGGCCGGGAAGCGGATTGTCCGTTCCCGCCGACGTGCCGAAGCTGTTGGCATTCAGGCCGTAATTCGCGGTATTGCTGTTCTTCACGGTGGCGATCTGCAGATCGACCAGGGTGCGCTTGGACAGGTTGTACGAGCCGCCGACCGAGTAGATAGTCGCGTTACCCGCGCCGTTGTTGCCGTTCACGTGATAGACCGCCGCGATCAGCGCCGCAGCCGGCGTCGCCTGCCATGTCACGCCGCCCCATTCGTGATCGAGCGTGGTCGGCTGGCCGGGCAACTGGCCCGTCATGCCGGAGGTGCGGATCGCCTGATACGCGCCCTGAACCTTGAACTGGCCGAGGAACAGGTTGACCATGGCCGTGTATTCGCGCGAGTACCCGTAGACGCCGCTGCCGCCGTTGGCATAAGAGCCGCCGAGCATGCCGTTCGCCGGATTGCGGATTTCGTCATAGAGACCGCGAACCTGGAACAGCGGCGCGGTGTAGGTGATCTGCGCGCCGGCTTCGCGGCCTTGCGGCGTCGTGCCGTTGCCGTTCCAGTTGGTTGCGTTCGAGAGCGCGTACTGGCCGTAGAAGTCGAAGCCCGCGACCTTCGGCGACTGATACGAAATGTTGTTGCTCGATTGCGGCCAGTTCCGGCCACGCACCAACGATGCCGACGACCAGTTCGACTGGCCGAACGGATCGAAGTCCCACACGCCGTTCGAGATGAACAGCTCGCGACCCAGCAGCAGGGTGCCGTACTGGTTGTTGGACATCCCGACCGTTGCCCAGCGGTTGAAGAGACCGCCGCCGCCCGGACCCTGGCCGTTCATCGTGTTGAAGCTGCCTTCCAGCTGGAACACGGCGCGATTCCCGCCGCCCAGATCCTCGGCGCCCTTCATGCCCCACAAGCTCGTGCCCCAGTCGCCGCTTTCCGCGCGGAAGC
It encodes the following:
- a CDS encoding bifunctional transcriptional regulator/glucokinase; translated protein: MSTGVHNKAASAASQHADGPRLLADIGGTNARFALETAPGEIGQIRVYPGADYPGIAEVMQQYLKDTKVGRVNHAAIAIANPVDGDHVKMTNHDWSFSIEATRRALGFDTLLVVNDFTALAMALPGLTDAQRVQVGGGARRQNSVIGLLGPGTGLGVSGLIPADDRWIALGSEGGHATFSPFDEREDVVMRYARRKFPHVSFERVCAGQGLELIYRALAERDNITVAETFTAADVTNRAQQGEALALEVVNCFCAILGTFSGNIAVTLGALGGIYIGGGIVLKLGELFHKSPFRERFEAKGRFQQYLAGIPTYIITAEYPAFLGVSAILSEQLSNRANSGSSAVFERIRQMRDALTPAERRVADLALNHPRSIINDPIIDIARKADVSQPTVIRFCRSLGCQGLSDFKLKLATGLTGTIPVSHSQVHLGDTATDFGAKVLDNTVSAILQLREHLNFENVERAIDILNGARRIEFYGLGNSNIVAQDAHYKFFRFGIPTIAYGDLYMQAASAALLGKGDVIVAVSKSGRAPELLRVLEVAMQQGATVVAITSSNTPLAKRATVALETDHIEIRESQLSMISRILHLLIIDILAVGVAIRRAAPKPGAKLTETVAKARQAGDDGAAAVLDWLSHGASGMVRD
- a CDS encoding porin, which translates into the protein MKKALLAAAALLTFSAVAQAQSSVTLYGRLDAGLEYMSGVPTGVGANGAATGSTHRFRAESGDWGTSLWGMKGAEDLGGGNRAVFQLEGSFNTMNGQGPGGGGLFNRWATVGMSNNQYGTLLLGRELFISNGVWDFDPFGQSNWSSASLVRGRNWPQSSNNISYQSPKVAGFDFYGQYALSNATNWNGNGTTPQGREAGAQITYTAPLFQVRGLYDEIRNPANGMLGGSYANGGSGVYGYSREYTAMVNLFLGQFKVQGAYQAIRTSGMTGQLPGQPTTLDHEWGGVTWQATPAAALIAAVYHVNGNNGAGNATIYSVGGSYNLSKRTLVDLQIATVKNSNTANYGLNANSFGTSAGTDNPLPGHSQKGVYAGIQHSF